The Pedobacter frigiditerrae genomic sequence TTTGGTTTGGACTATTGATAGTCTACGTCAACAAGAAATCTCAGGCTATCAAGTTTACATAAAAAGGAAGGGGGAAACCATATTTAAATCCTTAAAAAACGGGAATACTAATAATAGCATTAACTATGTAATGGTCGAAAATTTAAAAGATGGAGATTCATTTCAAGTCAAATCTATCGGTATAAATAAAGAAAGTATACCAAGCATGACATTTACTTACACAAATCCATTTGAACTTAATTTTGGCCCAAGATATTTAAAGGCTGCGGTGTATGATAATGTGTTAAATATCAAATGGCTAAAGAGTGAAAACACAAAAGTAAGAGCTTATAAATTATATAAATGGAATGGGAAGGCTTTTACTTTGGTAGAAACCATAACAGCTGATAAAGATACTGTGGCAACGAGAAGTTATTTGGCTGGGCAATTAAATATCTATAAATTAAAAACAGTAAATATGAATGGTATAGAAAGTTCTGGGAGTGAAGTGTTGCAAGTTAATTAGTCAATCAACTTAAAAACAACATTTGTTTGGTAGCTCATTACTATTGGTCTTCCATATTTCATTCCAGGAATCCACTTTCTACTATGCTTTAAAATCTCTAAAACTGCTTCATCACATCCGTAACCAAGACTATTTATAATTTTGGGAAATAGCAATTTGCCATCTTTTGCGATTGTAAATTCTGCCGTTACAGCTCCCTCTATGTTATTCTTTATGGCATTTGAAGGATATTTTAGATTTTTATAAATAAATTCCTTGAATTTCTTTTCACCACCAGGGTATTCTGGTTTTACTGAAATATTACAACACCCAATATTATCGATTGGGGTTAACTTAAATTCTGTTGTTTTCTTTTTAGAAGTTCTAGTAGCAGAAACAATAACTGCCTCTTTATTATAATTGTTTGTACTCGGCCAAACCATGATATTTAAAAATCTACTTCCACGATTAAAAAAAATATGCTCATTGTTCAATGCGAAGAAGGTTAGAGTATCTGTAGGTTTAATTCCCACTAATTTAAAGTTCCCGAGACTGTCGGTTGTAGCCCCAACTTTTAGTTGTAAGTATTGATTGTGCTGAGATTTTGTTTCGATGTAAACATTTGCAAGCTTGCTGCCATCGCCAGCTATTAATCTCCCGCTAACATTTATGGTGTCTAGTTTTATTTTCTTAGGTTCTGTTTGTGCAAGTGCATTTAATACGAGTACTAAATTAAGTAAGAACAGTACGAGTTTTTTCATAAAATGAGGATGAAAACTGAAAGCGAATTCCACAACTACCCCAACAACTCTTTCGCATTTTGCAAAGCTGATGCACCTGGATTTTTACCACTTAACATTTCTGCAATAGCACTAACCCTTTCGTCTGGCGATAACTTTTTAATACCGGTTGTTGTTTTGTTATTCCCTTCATTTTTATAAACAAAATAATGAGAATTACCCTTTGCAGCAATTTGAGGTAAGTGTGTTATTGATAAAATCTGCATGTCAATTCCTAAATCAGCAATCACATCTCCAACTTTTAAGGCGGTTTCTCCAGAAATACCTGTATCAATCTCATCAAATATTAAAGTTGGTAAAGAAGTATGTTTGGCTAATAAAGATTTAATAGCTAACATTAATCGAGATAATTCTCCGCCAGATGCGACTTTATTAACTGGAGCTGGTGTTTGTCCTGCATTGGCCGAAAACAATAATTGTATCTCATCCAAGCCATCTTTGTTCAACTCTATTAAAGGCTGATGAGCAAAAACCAATTTCGCATTTGGCATTCCTACTTGTTGTAAAGTTTTGCCTGTTGCAACCTCAACCACTTTAATTGCTTTTTTACGATTTAAGCTTAATTCTTGAGCTTGTTTCGTCAACTCGTTCTTAAGCAATTCGATTTCTTTTTTCAAAGTCTCAATTTGCTCATCAGACGAAAGCAATTGACTTAAACTATCTTCCA encodes the following:
- a CDS encoding energy transducer TonB codes for the protein MKKLVLFLLNLVLVLNALAQTEPKKIKLDTINVSGRLIAGDGSKLANVYIETKSQHNQYLQLKVGATTDSLGNFKLVGIKPTDTLTFFALNNEHIFFNRGSRFLNIMVWPSTNNYNKEAVIVSATRTSKKKTTEFKLTPIDNIGCCNISVKPEYPGGEKKFKEFIYKNLKYPSNAIKNNIEGAVTAEFTIAKDGKLLFPKIINSLGYGCDEAVLEILKHSRKWIPGMKYGRPIVMSYQTNVVFKLID